A window of the Myxococcales bacterium genome harbors these coding sequences:
- the tmk gene encoding dTMP kinase has product MSKLVVLEGLDGAGTTTQARLLAQALTERGRAVHVTRQPSDGPIGTLLRAMLTGGHAIEGEEIDQRTFGLLFAADRMDHVQREVAPALAAGTIVISDRWYHSSLAYQGTGAARAWIAACNQHARSPDLTVFLRVRAEVAAARRAAAGRTEELFEKLEMQRQVAEGYDEVMAKLTFGRERIEIIDGEAPLEHVTAEIVSAVLKLLAR; this is encoded by the coding sequence ATGAGCAAGCTCGTCGTGCTCGAAGGCCTCGATGGCGCCGGCACCACCACCCAGGCGCGGCTGCTGGCGCAGGCGCTGACCGAGCGCGGCCGCGCCGTCCACGTCACCCGGCAGCCCTCGGACGGGCCGATCGGCACGCTGCTGCGGGCGATGCTGACCGGCGGCCACGCGATCGAGGGCGAGGAGATCGATCAGCGGACGTTCGGCCTCTTGTTCGCGGCCGACCGCATGGATCACGTCCAGCGCGAGGTCGCCCCGGCGCTCGCGGCCGGCACGATCGTGATCTCCGACCGCTGGTACCACTCGTCCTTGGCGTACCAGGGCACCGGCGCGGCCCGGGCCTGGATCGCCGCGTGCAACCAGCACGCGCGCTCGCCCGACCTGACCGTGTTCCTCCGGGTCCGGGCCGAGGTCGCCGCGGCCCGCCGAGCCGCAGCCGGGCGCACCGAGGAGCTGTTCGAGAAGCTCGAGATGCAGCGCCAGGTCGCGGAGGGCTACGACGAGGTCATGGCCAAGCTGACGTTCGGCCGCGAGCGCATCGAGATCATCGACGGCGAGGCGCCGCTCGAGCACGTGACCGCCGAGATCGTCTCGGCCGTGCTCAAGCTGCTCGCGCGCTAA
- a CDS encoding glycerophosphodiester phosphodiesterase: MIAPSLARLIPALGRARRGGHLWRRDRPIVWAHRGVSAHATENTLPAFALAAAHGADGIELDVMPCATGEIVVFHDDDLRRLAGRPERIDALPWSALAAVELTGGGRVPRLEQALEAAGDLLVNVELKVVHPGRPGPLPAAVAAILADVGRRDRLVVSSFDPVALWQFHLAAPQISLGFLFELDVPAPWRAIGALLGASSLHVQHDLCTPSAVAGWRARGFAVHAWTVDDPARLRALAAAGLDGVFSNDPRAARAALAGR; this comes from the coding sequence GTGATCGCGCCGAGCCTGGCCCGGCTGATCCCGGCCCTGGGCCGCGCCCGGCGCGGCGGCCACCTGTGGCGGCGCGATCGCCCGATCGTCTGGGCCCACCGCGGGGTCAGCGCCCACGCCACCGAGAACACGCTGCCGGCGTTCGCGCTGGCCGCCGCCCACGGCGCCGATGGCATCGAGCTCGACGTCATGCCGTGCGCGACCGGCGAGATCGTGGTGTTCCACGACGACGATCTGCGCCGGCTCGCCGGCCGGCCCGAGCGGATCGACGCGCTGCCGTGGTCGGCGCTGGCCGCGGTCGAGCTGACCGGCGGCGGCCGGGTGCCCCGGCTCGAGCAGGCGCTCGAGGCCGCCGGCGACCTGCTGGTCAACGTCGAGCTGAAGGTCGTGCACCCCGGGCGGCCGGGCCCGCTGCCGGCGGCGGTGGCGGCGATCCTCGCCGACGTCGGCCGCCGCGACCGGCTCGTGGTGTCGTCGTTCGATCCGGTGGCGCTGTGGCAGTTCCACCTGGCGGCGCCGCAGATCTCGCTCGGGTTCCTGTTCGAGCTCGACGTGCCGGCGCCGTGGCGCGCGATCGGCGCGCTGCTCGGCGCGTCGTCGCTGCACGTGCAGCACGACCTGTGCACGCCGTCCGCGGTCGCCGGCTGGCGCGCGCGCGGGTTCGCGGTCCACGCCTGGACCGTCGACGATCCGGCGCGGCTGCGGGCCCTGGCGGCGGCCGGCCTCGACGGGGTGTTCAGCAACGATCCGCGGGCGGCCCGGGCGGCGCTGGCCGGGCGCTGA
- a CDS encoding phosphoesterase produces MKRRDALKTMGALAGATAGTRLLAACGDNALPPGIDHIVVVMMENRSYDHLLGARAFEGLPGDGLTRAMSNPDLDGVEVPAYEATIGNMCVPDPPHGWAAAHNSFAAGANTGFVAAHQNSHGDRTLHHPMEYLTRAHVPVTWALADAYTSCDRTFCSVMGPTWPNRMYWHSGSSNAITSNDLPLGGFTWPSIHHRLDDKGVPWRYYYVTIPVLAIVDTLDKTGRLFLYEQFFRDAAKGDLAPVTYLDPGFNLNDDHPPIHPIYGQQFLASIYLALASSPVWDRTMLVITYDENGGFFDHVPPPTTVDDFAGQGFDQMGFRVPNLVIGPYIKQGVSSTVRDHCSTLAHIERRFDLVPLNQRTRAANDFSDVIDTDRIAAGAASAPIKLPALEIDESQLGADCAMIGTLLDDHPMHQLADRYPDRFAAYDNRKNFRDQLYLIGDFLEQHNAGRIRRGR; encoded by the coding sequence ATGAAGCGTCGCGATGCCTTGAAGACCATGGGCGCCCTCGCCGGTGCCACCGCCGGCACGCGCTTGCTCGCCGCGTGCGGCGACAACGCGCTGCCGCCTGGCATCGACCACATCGTCGTCGTGATGATGGAGAACCGGTCGTACGATCACCTGCTGGGCGCGCGCGCGTTCGAGGGGCTGCCCGGCGACGGCCTGACCCGCGCGATGTCCAACCCCGACCTCGACGGCGTCGAGGTCCCGGCCTACGAGGCGACGATCGGCAACATGTGCGTGCCTGATCCGCCCCACGGCTGGGCGGCCGCGCACAACTCATTCGCCGCCGGTGCCAACACCGGCTTCGTCGCGGCGCACCAGAACTCCCACGGCGACCGCACGCTCCACCACCCGATGGAGTACCTGACCCGCGCCCACGTGCCGGTCACCTGGGCGCTGGCCGACGCCTACACCTCCTGCGACCGGACGTTCTGCTCGGTGATGGGCCCGACCTGGCCCAACCGCATGTACTGGCACTCGGGCAGCTCCAACGCGATCACCTCGAACGACCTGCCGCTCGGCGGGTTCACCTGGCCCAGCATCCACCACCGGCTCGACGACAAGGGCGTGCCCTGGCGCTACTACTACGTCACGATCCCGGTGCTGGCGATCGTCGACACGCTCGACAAGACCGGGCGGCTGTTCCTGTACGAGCAGTTCTTCCGCGACGCCGCCAAGGGCGACCTGGCGCCGGTGACCTACCTGGATCCCGGCTTCAACCTCAACGACGATCACCCGCCGATCCATCCGATCTACGGCCAGCAGTTCCTGGCGTCGATCTACCTGGCGCTGGCGTCGTCGCCGGTCTGGGACCGGACCATGCTGGTCATCACCTACGACGAGAACGGCGGCTTCTTCGACCACGTGCCGCCGCCGACCACCGTCGACGACTTCGCCGGCCAGGGCTTCGACCAGATGGGCTTCCGGGTCCCGAACCTGGTCATCGGCCCGTACATCAAGCAGGGCGTCTCGAGCACGGTCCGCGATCACTGCTCGACCCTGGCCCACATCGAGCGCCGCTTCGACCTCGTGCCGCTCAACCAGCGGACCCGGGCCGCCAACGACTTCAGCGACGTGATCGACACCGATCGCATCGCGGCCGGCGCCGCGAGCGCGCCGATCAAGCTGCCGGCGCTGGAGATCGACGAGTCGCAGCTCGGCGCCGACTGCGCGATGATCGGCACCCTCCTCGACGATCACCCGATGCACCAGCTCGCCGACCGCTACCCCGATCGGTTCGCGGCCTACGACAACCGCAAGAACTTCCGCGATCAGCTCTACCTGATCGGCGACTTCCTCGAGCAGCACAACGCCGGGCGCATCCGCCGCGGCCGCTGA
- a CDS encoding DUF1295 domain-containing protein — translation MTTAIAHHLLGFWAIAAALQLGLWAWARRVDNWAWVDVGWSASFALGLGAWLALFDGPRPWPLAALAIAWSLRLALHLATDRLIGRPEEGRYVELRRRWGRGGAGAGPFFVFFQAQALLAAVLAVALVVPFVAAPADGLRGALRWVGLGLGVAALAIEIVADAQLARWKRDPAHRGQVCDVGLWRYSRHPNYFGEWLLWVAYALRAGAPVGRDRAGGPSDHLRVDLEGDRHPGDRGPGAALARRRLPPLPGGDQRVRAPAPPPPEAGVSQVAAAVTAAIDRGWVPTPLVRACIRAVCAARLRDERRGGPAATAARQAALRATLATAPIAIATDAANAQHYEVPAAFYGHVLGPHRKYSSGYWPADARTLADAEAAMLALTAARADLADGQDILDLGCGWGALALWAAARFPSARVVGLSNSHGQRGYIEAAARARGLTNLRIVTGDINTVAAPGQFDRVVSVEMFEHVRNHGALLARVAGWMRPDARLFVHVFAHRALTYLYEDEGATDWMAREFFTGGIMPAVDLLPRVAGALRLDDAWRLDGTHYARTAEAWLANLDGARAAVVPILGGGAEGDRRYQRWRVFFLACAELFGYAGGSEWLVAHYRFAPR, via the coding sequence GTGACCACCGCGATCGCACACCATCTGCTGGGGTTCTGGGCCATCGCCGCCGCCCTGCAGCTCGGGCTGTGGGCGTGGGCGCGCCGCGTCGACAACTGGGCCTGGGTCGACGTCGGGTGGTCGGCGTCGTTCGCGCTCGGCCTCGGTGCGTGGCTGGCGCTGTTCGACGGGCCGCGGCCGTGGCCGCTGGCCGCGCTGGCGATCGCGTGGAGCCTGCGGCTGGCGCTCCACCTCGCCACCGACCGGCTGATCGGCCGGCCTGAGGAGGGCCGCTACGTCGAGCTGCGTCGACGCTGGGGCCGCGGCGGCGCCGGCGCCGGGCCGTTCTTCGTGTTCTTCCAGGCCCAGGCGCTCCTGGCCGCGGTGCTGGCGGTGGCGCTGGTGGTGCCGTTCGTGGCGGCGCCGGCCGACGGCCTCCGCGGCGCGCTGCGCTGGGTCGGGCTCGGCCTCGGCGTGGCCGCGCTCGCGATCGAGATCGTGGCCGACGCGCAGCTCGCGCGCTGGAAGCGCGACCCGGCCCACCGCGGCCAGGTGTGCGACGTCGGGCTGTGGCGGTACTCGCGCCACCCGAACTACTTCGGCGAGTGGCTGCTGTGGGTCGCGTACGCGCTACGCGCTGGCGCACCCGTGGGGCGCGATCGCGCTGGTGGGCCCAGCGATCATCTTCGCGTCGATCTGGAAGGTGACCGGCATCCCGGCGACCGAGGCCCAGGCGCTGCGCTCGCGCGGCGACGCCTACCGCCGCTACCAGGAGGTGACCAGCGCGTTCGTGCCCCTGCCCCGCCGCCGCCCGAGGCCGGCGTGAGCCAGGTCGCCGCCGCCGTGACCGCCGCGATCGATCGCGGCTGGGTGCCGACGCCGCTGGTGCGCGCGTGCATCCGCGCGGTGTGCGCGGCCCGGCTGCGCGACGAGCGACGCGGCGGCCCGGCGGCGACCGCGGCCCGCCAGGCGGCGCTGCGCGCGACCCTGGCCACCGCGCCGATCGCGATCGCCACCGACGCCGCCAACGCCCAGCACTACGAGGTGCCGGCGGCGTTCTACGGCCACGTGCTGGGCCCGCACCGCAAGTACTCGAGCGGGTACTGGCCCGCCGACGCGCGGACCCTGGCCGACGCCGAGGCCGCGATGCTGGCGCTGACCGCGGCCCGGGCCGACCTCGCCGACGGCCAGGACATCCTCGACCTCGGCTGCGGCTGGGGCGCGCTGGCGCTGTGGGCCGCGGCCCGGTTCCCCAGCGCGCGCGTGGTCGGGCTGTCGAACTCGCACGGCCAGCGCGGCTACATCGAGGCCGCGGCCCGGGCCCGCGGGCTCACCAACCTGCGGATCGTCACCGGCGACATCAACACCGTCGCCGCGCCCGGCCAGTTCGACCGCGTGGTCTCGGTCGAGATGTTCGAGCACGTCCGCAACCACGGCGCGCTCCTGGCCCGGGTCGCCGGCTGGATGCGCCCCGACGCGCGGCTGTTCGTGCACGTGTTCGCGCACCGCGCGCTCACCTATCTCTACGAGGACGAGGGCGCCACCGACTGGATGGCGCGCGAGTTCTTCACCGGCGGGATCATGCCCGCCGTGGATCTGCTGCCGCGCGTGGCCGGGGCGCTGCGTCTCGACGACGCCTGGCGCCTCGACGGCACCCACTACGCCCGGACCGCCGAGGCCTGGCTGGCCAACCTCGACGGCGCCCGTGCCGCGGTCGTGCCGATCCTCGGCGGCGGCGCCGAGGGCGACCGGCGCTACCAGCGCTGGCGGGTGTTCTTCCTCGCCTGCGCCGAGCTGTTCGGCTACGCCGGCGGCAGCGAGTGGCTGGTCGCCCACTACCGCTTCGCGCCGCGGTGA
- a CDS encoding cyclic nucleotide-binding domain-containing protein — translation MAPRPEHLRLVPLFRGFTDDELLGVAELFEPVVARPDGIVFETGEAATELYLLIEGEVTLVRPADDTYRLRPPALIGELGALTGLPRSCRAVVAGEAKLFRLEAARLQRHFGDNQELGVRFLANLLEVVADKVHRDQRRIGDMRQNIVRTQKELKQIRTLILESPESPLSQPIHDAVDDLISHNRRVNYWVEPPVAASVKFRLDAGTADVNELSRTQVSVTWPDRTPPANGAWLAGVLELGGTEVPASGKVISVDGKRVTLELDLFIDMYAQVLEGYLTRVQLLDILV, via the coding sequence ATGGCGCCGCGGCCCGAGCATCTGCGACTGGTCCCGCTGTTCCGGGGATTCACCGACGACGAATTGCTCGGCGTCGCCGAGCTGTTCGAGCCCGTCGTGGCCCGCCCGGACGGCATCGTGTTCGAGACCGGCGAGGCCGCGACCGAGCTGTACCTGTTGATCGAGGGCGAGGTCACGCTGGTGCGCCCGGCCGACGACACCTACCGCCTGCGCCCGCCCGCGCTGATCGGCGAGCTGGGCGCGCTGACCGGCCTGCCGCGCTCGTGCCGCGCGGTGGTCGCCGGCGAGGCCAAGCTGTTCCGGCTCGAGGCCGCCCGGCTGCAGCGCCACTTCGGCGACAACCAGGAGCTGGGGGTGCGCTTCCTCGCCAACCTGCTCGAGGTGGTCGCCGACAAGGTCCACCGCGATCAGCGCCGCATCGGCGACATGCGCCAGAACATCGTGCGCACGCAGAAGGAGCTCAAGCAGATCCGCACGCTCATCCTCGAGAGCCCGGAGAGCCCGCTGTCGCAGCCGATCCACGACGCCGTCGACGATCTGATCTCGCACAACCGCCGGGTCAACTACTGGGTCGAGCCGCCGGTCGCCGCGTCGGTCAAGTTCCGCCTCGACGCCGGCACCGCCGACGTCAACGAGCTGTCGCGCACGCAGGTCTCGGTGACCTGGCCCGATCGGACCCCGCCGGCCAACGGCGCCTGGCTCGCCGGTGTGCTCGAGCTCGGCGGCACCGAGGTGCCCGCCAGCGGCAAGGTCATCAGCGTCGACGGCAAGCGCGTCACCCTCGAGCTCGACCTGTTCATCGACATGTACGCCCAGGTCCTCGAGGGCTACCTCACGCGGGTCCAGCTCCTCGACATCCTGGTCTAG